Proteins encoded by one window of Bacteroidota bacterium:
- a CDS encoding PKD domain-containing protein, with protein sequence MKALKTILAFVFFLLLMFESKATHIVGGEIYYTSQGNNNYLITLKLYRDCINGQAPYDTLAAIGIFNSSNTLVDSILIPYQFNSINVPSVLNYPCVKSTSNVCVEEAIYTATINLPPIAGGYNIVYQRCCRNNTISNLSSPGSTGATYQITIPDTSLGINSSAYYNSFPPIYLCAGKPFSFDHEATDPDGDSLAYELCNPFDGANSYTPMPQPPFNPPYSSVSYVGGYSAIKPFGASSAFSINPQTGLIAGTPNNTGQYVIAVCVKEYRNGNLLCINKRDFQFNVVSCAPTKVISIQAQQTFCSGLTINFFSTSTNITKYHWDFGDVNLTNDTSHFVNPSYTYNNPGTYTVTLTGDQFDSCSVTTKKTFKVYPLFSPTLTAPAPQCLTGNSFGFSIAGPVQGAPTTDYSWNFGTSATPASSTADSPGGVSYSSTGNKIVKVTLSENGCTKVLTKTVTINPMATADFKMKKLKGCAPFTVNFVDTTNASGNILNYHWNFGDGDSSQLSSVAHTYVPGIYNASLQILATNNFGCNKVFDFKLDSLITVFKMPTASVTATPLFTNMVEPDITFTDLSSNGTNCLLDFGDGTSINVCDFLSEKHSYTEAGIYRARQIVMTDSICSDTSDVTIEVDSDYVLYVPNAFTPNNNGQNEVFAPKISGVVNNYIFRIFDRWGNKVFETTNTTDGWNGYYNNRLCQIDTYIYKIDFNNALTNKSKTVMGCVSLLR encoded by the coding sequence ATGAAAGCATTAAAAACAATACTTGCATTTGTATTCTTTCTATTACTTATGTTTGAAAGTAAAGCCACACACATTGTTGGTGGTGAGATTTATTACACCTCCCAAGGAAATAATAATTACTTGATTACACTTAAGTTGTATAGGGATTGTATAAATGGGCAAGCCCCCTACGATACACTAGCTGCAATAGGAATATTTAATTCATCGAACACACTGGTTGATTCTATACTTATACCATACCAATTCAATTCAATAAATGTGCCTTCGGTATTAAACTACCCTTGCGTAAAGTCAACATCTAATGTTTGCGTAGAAGAGGCTATTTATACAGCAACAATTAACCTTCCTCCAATTGCAGGCGGTTACAACATTGTGTATCAAAGATGTTGTCGCAATAACACCATTTCTAATCTTTCTAGTCCTGGCAGCACTGGTGCAACATATCAAATTACAATACCAGATACATCATTAGGAATAAATAGTAGTGCATATTACAATAGCTTTCCGCCTATATATTTATGTGCCGGAAAACCTTTTTCTTTTGATCATGAAGCAACCGATCCAGATGGAGATTCGCTGGCATATGAACTCTGCAATCCGTTTGATGGTGCCAATTCTTATACCCCTATGCCACAGCCCCCATTTAATCCACCCTATAGTAGTGTTAGCTATGTAGGCGGATATTCTGCTATCAAACCATTTGGTGCATCATCTGCATTTTCAATTAACCCCCAAACAGGATTAATTGCTGGTACCCCAAATAATACTGGGCAATATGTTATTGCTGTTTGCGTAAAAGAATACCGTAATGGTAATTTACTGTGCATCAACAAACGTGATTTTCAGTTCAATGTTGTAAGCTGTGCTCCTACTAAAGTTATTAGCATTCAGGCTCAACAAACATTTTGCTCGGGATTAACAATTAATTTTTTTAGCACGAGTACAAATATTACTAAATACCACTGGGATTTTGGAGATGTAAATTTAACTAACGACACATCTCACTTCGTAAACCCATCCTATACATACAACAACCCAGGTACATACACCGTTACATTAACCGGAGACCAATTTGATTCTTGCTCGGTAACTACAAAAAAAACATTCAAAGTATATCCTTTATTCTCCCCAACACTTACCGCTCCCGCCCCACAATGCTTAACAGGAAATAGCTTTGGGTTTTCAATTGCGGGTCCTGTGCAAGGTGCACCCACAACAGATTATAGTTGGAATTTTGGAACATCTGCCACACCGGCAAGCTCTACCGCTGATTCTCCTGGTGGCGTGAGCTATTCTTCAACTGGTAACAAAATTGTAAAAGTTACCTTATCGGAAAATGGTTGTACAAAGGTGCTGACAAAAACAGTTACAATAAATCCAATGGCAACAGCGGATTTCAAAATGAAAAAATTAAAAGGGTGCGCTCCTTTTACCGTCAATTTTGTTGACACCACAAATGCTTCCGGCAACATACTAAACTACCATTGGAATTTCGGAGATGGAGACTCTTCTCAACTTTCATCCGTAGCACATACATATGTTCCGGGGATTTACAATGCTAGCTTACAAATATTAGCCACAAATAATTTTGGGTGCAACAAAGTATTTGATTTTAAATTGGACAGTTTAATAACTGTTTTTAAAATGCCAACAGCAAGTGTTACCGCCACACCATTATTTACAAACATGGTAGAGCCAGATATAACATTTACAGATCTAAGCTCAAATGGAACAAATTGTCTTTTAGATTTTGGGGATGGGACATCTATCAATGTGTGTGATTTTCTATCAGAAAAACACAGTTATACAGAAGCCGGTATTTATAGAGCTCGCCAAATTGTAATGACCGACTCCATCTGCTCGGACACATCAGATGTAACAATAGAAGTTGATTCAGACTATGTATTATACGTACCCAACGCCTTTACCCCTAATAACAATGGGCAAAATGAAGTATTTGCACCGAAAATTTCTGGCGTTGTAAATAACTATATATTCAGAATTTTTGATAGGTGGGGAAATAAAGTATTTGAAACAACCAACACCACTGATGGTTGGAACGGGTATTACAACAACAGATTATGTCAGATTGATACTTACATATATAAAATAGATTTTAACAACGCACTCACAAATAAAAGTAAAACTGTTATGGGTTGTGTTAGCTTATTAAGGTAG